From Lonchura striata isolate bLonStr1 chromosome 3, bLonStr1.mat, whole genome shotgun sequence, one genomic window encodes:
- the RNF146 gene encoding E3 ubiquitin-protein ligase RNF146 isoform X2, producing the protein MYQCSTFPGASWLGKRCALCRQEIPEDFLDKPTLLSPEELKAASRGNGEYAWYYEGRNGWWQYDERTSRELEDAFSKGKKSTEMLIAGFLYVADLENMVQYRRNEHGRRRKIKRDIIDIPKKGVAGLRLDCDTNTVSLARESSADGADSTLTPGAAALQPLASISVRPLPALGGQLVSPSTPSPDTSNSLENSFAHLQINGDSMAERSHRGEGEEDHESSSSGRVPAPDTSVEETESDASSDSEDVSAHFQQHPSSGQQRHLSAGGSQAGADRPGAGGGVANTSVRSRRPDGQCTVTEV; encoded by the exons ATGTACCAATGCAGCACCTTCCCT GGCGCTTCTTGGCTTGGGAAACGATGTGCACTCTGCCGGCAGGAGATTCCTGAGGATTTTCTTGACAAGCCAACCTTATTGTCACCCGAAGAACTCAAAGCAGCAAGCAGAGGCAATGGAGAATACGCTTGGTACTATGAAGGTAGAAATGGCTGGTGGCAGTATGATGAACGTACCAGCAGAGAGCTGGAAGATGCCTTTTCCAAGGGTAAAAAGAGCACTGAAATGCTAATTGCTGGTTTTTTATATGTGGCAGACCTTGAAAATATGGTTCAGTATAGGAGAAACGAGCATGGGCGTCGCAGAAAAATAAAACGGGACATAATAGATATACCAAAGAAGGGAGTGGCTGGGCTGAGGCTGGACTGTGACACCAACACTGTCAGCCTGGCACGAGAAAGCTCCGCTGATGGTGCAGACAGCACACTgactccaggggctgcagctttGCAGCCTCTAGCATCCATTTCTGTGAGGCCCCTACCAGCACTAGGTGGTCAGCTCGTGAGCCCTTCAACACCATCACCTGATACAAGCAATTCTCTAGAGAACTCTTTTGCCCACTTGCAAATAAATGGAGACAGTATGGCTGAAAGGAGTcacaggggagagggagaagaagacCACGAATCATCATCTTCTGGTAGGGTGCCAGCCCCTGACACCTCTGTTGAGGAGACCGAATCGGATGCCAGCAGCGACAGTGAGGATGTGTCTGCCCACTTTCAGCAACACCCATCCTCTGGTCAGCAGAGACACTTGAGTGCTGGTGgaagccaggcaggagcagataGACCAGGGGCAGGGGGTGGGGTGGCAAACACAAGTGTAAGATCTAGAAGGCCAGATGGACAGTGCACAGTCACTGAAGTTTAA
- the RNF146 gene encoding E3 ubiquitin-protein ligase RNF146 isoform X1, translating into MAGCGEIDHSINMLPTNRKTNESCTNAAPSLQVPECAICLQTCVHPVSLPCKHVFCYLCVKGASWLGKRCALCRQEIPEDFLDKPTLLSPEELKAASRGNGEYAWYYEGRNGWWQYDERTSRELEDAFSKGKKSTEMLIAGFLYVADLENMVQYRRNEHGRRRKIKRDIIDIPKKGVAGLRLDCDTNTVSLARESSADGADSTLTPGAAALQPLASISVRPLPALGGQLVSPSTPSPDTSNSLENSFAHLQINGDSMAERSHRGEGEEDHESSSSGRVPAPDTSVEETESDASSDSEDVSAHFQQHPSSGQQRHLSAGGSQAGADRPGAGGGVANTSVRSRRPDGQCTVTEV; encoded by the coding sequence ATGGCTGGCTGTGGTGAAATAGATCATTCGATCAACATGCTTCCCACAAATAGGAAGACAAATGAGTCATGTACCAATGCAGCACCTTCCCTTCAAGTCCCTGAATGTGCTATCTGTCTGCAAACGTGTGTCCATCCAGTAAGTTTGCCCTGTAAACATGTTTTCTGCTATCTGTGTGTTAAGGGCGCTTCTTGGCTTGGGAAACGATGTGCACTCTGCCGGCAGGAGATTCCTGAGGATTTTCTTGACAAGCCAACCTTATTGTCACCCGAAGAACTCAAAGCAGCAAGCAGAGGCAATGGAGAATACGCTTGGTACTATGAAGGTAGAAATGGCTGGTGGCAGTATGATGAACGTACCAGCAGAGAGCTGGAAGATGCCTTTTCCAAGGGTAAAAAGAGCACTGAAATGCTAATTGCTGGTTTTTTATATGTGGCAGACCTTGAAAATATGGTTCAGTATAGGAGAAACGAGCATGGGCGTCGCAGAAAAATAAAACGGGACATAATAGATATACCAAAGAAGGGAGTGGCTGGGCTGAGGCTGGACTGTGACACCAACACTGTCAGCCTGGCACGAGAAAGCTCCGCTGATGGTGCAGACAGCACACTgactccaggggctgcagctttGCAGCCTCTAGCATCCATTTCTGTGAGGCCCCTACCAGCACTAGGTGGTCAGCTCGTGAGCCCTTCAACACCATCACCTGATACAAGCAATTCTCTAGAGAACTCTTTTGCCCACTTGCAAATAAATGGAGACAGTATGGCTGAAAGGAGTcacaggggagagggagaagaagacCACGAATCATCATCTTCTGGTAGGGTGCCAGCCCCTGACACCTCTGTTGAGGAGACCGAATCGGATGCCAGCAGCGACAGTGAGGATGTGTCTGCCCACTTTCAGCAACACCCATCCTCTGGTCAGCAGAGACACTTGAGTGCTGGTGgaagccaggcaggagcagataGACCAGGGGCAGGGGGTGGGGTGGCAAACACAAGTGTAAGATCTAGAAGGCCAGATGGACAGTGCACAGTCACTGAAGTTTAA